The sequence GGTAGTAGTTGTTGTCGATGGCGTACGACTCCACGGCGGTGCCGATGGAGCGGATGTCCGCCATGGTCCGCTTCTGCTTGCCGCGGTCGATCGCGTTCAGCAGGTTCGGGATCGCGATCGCGGCGATGATGCCGATGATCGCCACCACGATCAGGAGCTCGATCAGCGTGAAACCTCTATTGTTTCGCTTCATGACCTATGGCCTCCTTTTTTTATGGTCCGGAGGAGTCTATCAAGCAATCGTGGTGCCATGACGTCCTGACGGGAACATGGAACGCGAAACGCCCGTCCGGCGCGCCATTCGGCGTGGGGTGTTCCTTCGCGCCCCTGCCCGAGCGACCGGGGACGTACGTGCTCTGACCTGGGATGTCGCAGGGGTGCCCGAGGAGCGACACAGGATGTCATAGCGGTCCCTCCCGGCGGGAGCGGATCCGGGCCGGTTCTCCGCGCCGCGTCACCTTCCGGGAATCTCGAAGAGGACGCAACCGCCGGCCCTCGCGACCGGTCGCAAGGCCTGGAAGAACCGATCGAGACGGTCGGCGGCCTTGGCGTCGTTCAGGATCCCCGCGGCGCGGCGCGCCGTCTCGGATTCGCCCAATTCCCGGGCGTTCAGCAGGACGTGGGTGTAACCCATTCTCCGCAGGTCGTCCCGCAGCGCGAGCGGATCGGCATCCGGCCGGGAGGCGCGCGCGATCCAGGCGTCGTCCCAGGCGCAGGGGGCGTCGCATCGACGATGGAAGTAGGCGGTCCGCGAGCTTCCCACCACGAGGATCCTCGCGTCGGCCGGAAGCCGCTCGTTCGCGTACCGGGCGACCGGGAGGTAATTCACGCGCTCCAGGAGGTACGCTTCGGGCTCGATCCTCCCCAGGAAGACCCGGCTCCCGCCCGTGGAGACGGTCTCCAGCATTCGCGCCGACAGCAGGAATCCCGGCGCCGCTCCGGCGACCACGATCGACACCACCGCGATGCGCCATGCTCGGTGATGGAACCTCGCGAACGCCGCCGCGGCGGCCAGCGGAACGAGGGCCCAGGCCACCGCGTAGACCCGGACCACGGCCGAGACGTAGCCGACCCCGACCACGAGAGTGACGAGCGCGATACCCAGAGGGATCGCGGTCTCGCGCCGGCGGGACAGGAGGAGCCCGACCGCGAGCAGCGGGATCGTCAGAGGCGTGAGCTCGCCGCCGCTCGCGTAGCGCGTCCGATCGATTCCGATCCCGGCGATCCGCACCGCGACGGCGACGGGCGAACGGTCCATCTCTTGAAGGGTGTCGCGCTTCATCCGCTCGGCGGCCTCGCTCGAGAAGTCGCGTCCGCCCAGCACCGAGTAGAACGCAGGGAAGAAAGGGTTGCCGCGATGGACCGCGTTCCGGACGAGCCACGGTGACGCCGCCGCGAGGACGGCGAGGAGGAAGACGGCGGGTCGGAGCATCCTCTCCCTGGAGGCGCGTCCGCGCTGGAGCGCCGGCACGCACCCGATCAGGAGCGCCGGCAGCGCGTTGGTGAGCTTGACCCCGACCCCGAGCCCGGCGAGGACTCCCGCCAGCGCCAGGGTGCGAAGCGGTCTCGCGGGGGCCCGTTCCAGCACCAGCGAAAGGGCCGGGAGGAGGAAGAGCGCGCCGAGGAGGTCGTTCTTCGCGAAGCAGGCCTCGAACCAGAACGGCCACTGCGACGCGAGGAGGAGGAGCGCGAGGTCCGACCCCTCTCGCCCGGCCTCCCCGCGGGCCATCCTCGCCACCGCGGCCGCGAGGAGGCAGGCCAACCCGAACGAGAGGATCTGCGCGGCCTTCTCACCGCCGAGCGCCATCGCGACCACGTTCAGCATCTCGGCGTTCTGGGGGTAGCAGGCCAGGTACGAGCCGTTCCAGTACGTGAGCGATTTCGTGGCGAGGTACAGGCTCGGGAGCCCGAGGTGGTACACCAGCGTGTCGTAGAACGTCGGCGGGAGCGACGCGTAGAGGAATCCCACCAGGAACACCGGCGCGGCCGCGACTCGTCCCGGCCACGCGGGCCATCGCGAGCGCGGGACGCCCTCGTCCGGCGCAGGGCCGGCCGGCGCGGGTCCGGCGCGCCGCCGCTCACGCCAGGCCGCGGCGGCGGGCGAGGACGCCGCGGCGACCAGAAGCCACAGAACCGGAGGGCGGAGCATCCCCGCGACCCCGGCTGCGAACGTCGCCAGGGCCAGGACGCCGAGGCCGAGGGCGGTCGCGACCACGTGGCCCGCTCGACCGGCGGCGTCGCGTCCCAAGAGCCGACGCGAAAGCCAGCCGCCGACGGACCACGCGGCGAACAGGA comes from Terriglobia bacterium and encodes:
- a CDS encoding prepilin-type N-terminal cleavage/methylation domain-containing protein; the protein is MKRNNRGFTLIELLIVVAIIGIIAAIAIPNLLNAIDRGKQKRTMADIRSIGTAVESYAIDNNYY